In Granulicella sibirica, the following proteins share a genomic window:
- a CDS encoding ferritin-like domain-containing protein, whose translation MGLITPNDFQSLRELYTAQLRYLLSTEKQIVKGLPDMIEHADDFQLKQAFQSHLQESEVHVSRLEDLIGDVNEGDVDDKKDPILTAIVGSGENITKETDPGAVRDAGLIATAQKIEHYEIASYGSARDWAIQLGLSNHAATLEKTLAEEKHADHLLSEISQRASAVAATV comes from the coding sequence ATGGGACTCATTACCCCGAACGATTTTCAAAGCCTTCGCGAGCTTTATACGGCCCAACTCCGTTATCTTCTATCAACCGAAAAGCAGATCGTTAAAGGTCTGCCTGACATGATCGAACACGCTGATGATTTCCAGCTCAAGCAAGCATTTCAATCTCATCTTCAGGAATCAGAGGTTCACGTCTCACGGCTCGAAGACCTCATCGGGGATGTGAACGAGGGCGATGTGGATGACAAGAAGGACCCCATTCTCACCGCGATCGTCGGTTCCGGTGAAAACATCACCAAGGAAACTGATCCCGGTGCTGTTCGCGACGCCGGTTTGATCGCCACGGCTCAGAAAATTGAGCACTACGAGATAGCTTCGTACGGCAGCGCCCGCGACTGGGCCATCCAGCTTGGTCTTTCCAACCACGCGGCCACCTTGGAGAAGACCCTGGCAGAGGAGAAGCACGCCGACCATCTCCTTTCAGAGATTTCCCAACGGGCGAGCGCAGTCGCAGCTACCGTTTAG